The sequence below is a genomic window from Polaribacter vadi.
CCACCCAAATCCTTCATTAATTTACCTGGAAAACGAGAAGCACTATATCTTGCAGGAATCATTGCAATTACTTTCATATTTTTTTAATATTTACGCATCAAAGATAATATTTAAATGGATAGCGTTAATTCAAATTTAACAGTCTCTATATTTTTACAGCGAACTAAAAAAACAAAAATTATGAGAAGTATATTATGGTTAGTCGCAGTTATTTGTATCGTTGTTTGGTTGTTAGGCTTTTTAGGAGTGATAGCAGGAATGGCAACAGGAAATTTAATCCATATTTTATTAGTGATCGCAATTATTAGTATTTTATATAATTTAATTACTGGTAGAAAACCCCTGTAAAAAAATACCCAAAAATATTTTATAAAAAAGTTCAAGACATATCTTGAACTTTTTTTTTAGATTATATTTAGTTTTTAATAAAAAATTAGATTGCTAAAGTTTTAAATTGATAACTACAACTTTTTAAGAAACATTGGTTGCAATAGAGAATATACTCGACAAATATAGATAAAGATGATATACATTTTTATTAAAAGACATTTGTAAGGTTTTTATTTAAATTAAATTTTGAAACAAGCCAAAACTCTAAAAGTTTTAGTATTTTTATTGCCTGATTCCTCAATTTGATAATTATATTTTTTTGGCATGAAAAATGCAATTTATTCATAAATAAGTACATTTTTATTGTCCTTTTATATTTTATATAATCCTATTAACAATTGAGAAAAACCATTCTTTTCGCATTCTTTTTATGTATAGTTTTCAACATATTTAGTAATGATAGAACTTTATACGTAGATAATTTCAGCAACATTATTGGCAGCCCAAACAAGGAAGATAAACTACTTCTTTTTGCAATGAGAAACGATTTTAAAACTTTAATTTTATATGATTTAAATAAAGTTGATAAAATTTGGTCTTTATCTGATCCAAGAAAAAATAATGTTTTAGCAGAATTTATTTTAAAAGCCAAAACCGAATTTAACATTAAAAATGTTGGAGCTTCTGGTGAATGTGCTTCTTTTTTCACCAATACCATACATCTTTATAACAACTCCAGAAACAAACCTGATGAAAAGTTTGATATTTATAATTTAGAATATGAATACTGGTCTAAAAAAGCATCTGGAGAAAATGGTTATTATTGTGAAAATTACTTAAAAGCAAATTCATCACCTTGTAATAGAGAAGGCTCTTTTAATTTCTTTATTGAAAATTTAAAAGAACTAAAAAAACTAATAAAAAATAATACTCATTCTATAAAAATTGATGCGTATGTTGGTTACTATTCTCAAAAAGAAATTGAATTGATTGCTAAATATTCAGATAGATTAATTGTACAGGCTTTTGGTAGAAACCCAGAAACAAGTTTTAAATACGCTAAGAAAAATTTAGAGCATGTTTTAAACAACAATAGTACTATAAAAACATCTATTGTGTTTTCTACAAGAATGGATAAAATGGGTTATTTTTTTAAATTTAATGATTTAGAAAAAAGTGAAAGTTTATTTTTTGATGAAATGAATAACTACAGTATAAATTTCAAGAAAAACTTAAACTTAGATGGCTTTAGCTACCACACA
It includes:
- a CDS encoding lmo0937 family membrane protein, coding for MRSILWLVAVICIVVWLLGFLGVIAGMATGNLIHILLVIAIISILYNLITGRKPL